CTGGACGATGAAGTAGCGGAACGCATCGTGGTCGAGGGTGCCGTCGGTGAGCCCGGTGATGAACGGGTGCCGGACGATCTCGTCGTACACGGAGGCGCCCCCGCGGTCCCACAGCTCGCTGGAAAACGTCATCCCACTCCTCGCCATCGACTGGCACCGACCCTATCCAGAGGGCACGCACTCAGAACGAGACGCAGATCACTTCCTGGCCATACTCTGAGACATGAGTATCCAGGGGGAATCAGAAGGGATGCCGCCGGAGTCGCCGTTGCTGCGGCGGATCCGGGCGTCGGTGATCGGCGATGACCAGGTGATGCCCGGGCCGTACGGTCCGCGCCGCGTCACGTACGCCGACTACACCGCCTCCGGGCGCGCCCTGACCTTCCTGGAGGACTTCATCCGCGAGGAGGTTCTCCCGCGGTACGCGAACACTCACACCGAGTCGAGCGGGACCGGTCTGCAGACGACCCGGCTGCGCGAGGACGCCCGGCGCATCATCCACCACAGCGTCGGCGGCGACGACGAGACCGCGCTGATCTTCTGCGGCTCCGGCGCGACCGGGGCGATCGACAAGCTGATCGGGATCATGGGCCTGCGGATTCCGGCCGAGCTCGACGACAAGTACCACCTGATCGACCAGATTCCGCCGGAGGAGAGGCCGGTCGTCTTCATCGGCCCGTACGAGCACCACTCGAACGAGCTGCCCTGGCGCGAGTCGATCGCCGACGTCGTGGTGATCTCTCAGGACACGGACGGTCATATCGACATCGACCAGCTCGAGGCGAGACTGCGCGAGTACGTCGACCGCCCGCTGAAGATCGGCTCGTTCTCGGCGGCGAGCAACGTCACCGGCATCGTCAGCAACACGCGGCGCGTCTCCGCCCTCCTGCATCGGTACGGCGCGCTGTCGTTCTGGGACTGCGCCGCGGCCGCGCCGTACGTCGAGATCGAGATGTACGGCGGACGCGACCAGGACCCGTTGTCGTACAAGGACGCGATCTTCCTCAGCCCACACAAGTTGATCGGCGGCCCGGGGACGCCCGGCATACTCGTCGCGCGCCGCGAACTGCTCCGCAACCGGGTGCCCGACGTACCGGGTGGGGGCACCGTCGCGTATGTGAACCCGCTCGAGCATCGGTACCTGGACGACCCGGTGCACCGCGAGGAGGGCGGGACGCCGGCGATCATCGGGTCGATCCGCGCCGGGCTGGCGTTCCAGCTGAAGCAGGCGGTCGGAATCGACGTGATCCGCGCGCACGAGGACGCGTACCTGCGGCGCGCGGTCGAGGCGTGGAAGGCGGAGCCGAACCTGCAGATCCTCGGCAACCTGGACGCCGAGCGGTTGTCGATCGTGTCGTTCGTGGTCAAGGCGCCGTCGGGGCGGTATCTGCACCACAACTTCGTGGTCGCGTTGCTGAACGACCTGTTCGGCATCCAGTCCCGCGGCGGCTGTTCGTGTGCCGGCCCGTACGGTCACACCCTGCTCGGGATCGACCTCGACCGGTCGCACGAGTTCGAGGAGGAGATCCTGCACGGTTGCGAGGGGATCAAGCCGGGCTGGGTGCGGGTCAACTTCAACTACTTCATCTCGGACGCCGTCTTCACGTACGTCGTCGAGGCCGTCAAACTCGTTGCCCGCGAGGGGTGGCGGCTGCTCGGTGACTACCGCTTCGACCCGGCCAATGGCCTGTGGCGGCACCACCGCGGCCCGGTCGAGCCGCCGATGCGGCTCTCGCAGGTCGGGTACGACGCCGACGGCAAGCTCAGGTATCCGCGCCACGACCACACGGCTCCCGAGTCCGCCCTCGACGACTACCTCGCCGAGGCCCGCGACCTGCTCTCCACCTGTCAGCAGGACCGCACCGACCCCGAGGGCCACGTCAACACCGACTTCGACCACCTCCGCTGGTTCGAACTCCCGTCGCGTTGCCTCACCCGCGACTAGCGTGCTCCGGCGGTGCGGAGGGTTTTGGCTATCTCGTTGTGGCCGTGGGACTTGGCGTGTTGGAGGGGGGTGACGCCGTCGGCGTCGGGGAGGTTGGGGTTGGCGCCGGCGTCGATGAGGATCTTGACGATGTCCTGCCACTGCTGTGTGCCCTTGCCGAGGATGATCGCCTCGAGCAGGGCCGTCCAGCCGAGGTTGTTGACGTGGTTGACGTTGATCTTCGTCTTGACGACCCGTCTGACGTAGTCGACGTGGCCGCGCTCGCTCGCCGGGATGACCGAGACGCCGCCAAAGCGGTTTCGCAGGGTCAGGTCCGGGTTCGCGGGCAGGAGTGTTTCCAGCATCGTCACGCTCCCGGTGACACCGGTGACCAGCCACGCGGAGTCCTGCCGGTCGTCCTGGGCGTCGGGATCGGCACCGAGTGCGACGAGCAGCCTGGCCGCTTCGACCCTGTCGTTGAGTGCGGCCAGCAGTAGCGCCGTACGGCGGTGGTCGTCGCGGGACTCGATCGGTGCACCGGCAGCGAGCGCCGCCGCGACCTTGTTTGCGTCGCCGGTGGACGCAGCGTCCAGCAGCGCGTCGGCCTTCGCCTGGGTGTCGAGTGCGGCGCTGACCGCTGTCTGGCCGCGGTCCTTCGCTGCCTGCACCGGTGTGGCGCCGTCGTTGACGGCTGGCTTGGTGCGGTCGGCGCCGCCGGCGATCAGGAGCCGGACGGTGTCGACGTAGGCCGGCGTGCCCTTGCCCAAGATGACTGCCTCGTGCAGGGCGGTCCAGCCGAGGTTGTTGACGTGATTGACCGCCACGCCGGCCTTGATCAGCCGGCCGACCACGGCGGCGTGACCGCGCTCGGCCGCCCGGATCAGCGCCGTACCGTCGTAGCTGTCGAGACTGCGGACGTCGGCGCCGTGAGCGAGCGTCAGGTCGAGGAGCTCGAGGTAGCCCTCGCTCGCGGCGATCAGGAACGCGCTCTGGACGGAGTCGTCGACCGCGTTGACGTTCGCGCCCGCAGTGATCAGGCGCTTGGCCTCAGCCACGTCGTTCTTCCAGGCGGCGGCGATCAGCTGACTGTCGACGGTGGACGGCACAGCGGCACTCCTAGAGGGCGAACTAGTAGGTGATGCAGCAGGCGCGCTGCTGGTCTCAGTGGAACACGCGGTGGTCACCGCCATCAGCAGGATGGCGACCACGGCGATCGGACGGCCCTTCATCGGCGCGGGTTGAGGGTGATGACCTGGTACGGCGGGACCGCGGTCGCCTCGTCGAACTTGCTGTCGACCACCAGCAGCCGTCCCTGGGCGAGCTTCGCGGTTGTCAGCACCCGGTCCGGGTCGGTCGGCGTCGCGGACACCAGGCGCGCGGTCCGGCCGTCGGCCGACAGCCGCAGCGTGCTCAGCACCTTGGAGAAGTTGCGCACGACCCAGAGGCTGTTGCCCTGCTGGACGAGACCGTCAGCGTTCACAAGGTCCGCGCCGGCGGTGTCGATCGCGGTGGCCCTCGCCGTCCGCAGGTCGAACCGCCACAGCTTGCCGACGTTGCCCTGGGCCACGACCAGCGCCCTGCGGTCCGGTGACAGCACGATCCCGCCGAGGTTGAAGCCGGTCGCCGTTTCGATGGTCCCGGTCGCGTCGGCCCAGGTCGTGACGGTCCACCGGCCGTGCTGCTCGGCGACCCGGAAGATCTGCGGAGCGTTCGAGTTCGTGAAGTACGCCGCGCCGTCCGGCCCGATCACGAGGTCGTTCAGGAACGCGTTCGGTACGCCGGTCCGCAGCGCGGCGAGCAGCTGCCCGTCGCGGTCGTAGACCCACAGGTCCGGCGCGCCCGGGTGGTCGATCCCGTTCGGCCCGCCGGCGACGTACACCCGGCCCTGGGAGTCGACGTTCACGCCGCGCGCCGTCCAGCGGCCGTCGGTGCCGTCGCCTTTCAGCCACTCGACGGCCTCGCCGGAGCGGAGCTGACCGCGGTGGATCTCGCCGCCGGTGGTCTCGGACACGTAGTAGTTCCTGGTACGCGCGTCGTACCCGATGCCCTCGAACTTCGACCCGCCGGCGTCACCGGGCAGCTCGTACGTGGTCGGCCGGGCGGCGAAGGCCGTCGATGCACCGGCGCCGAGCAGCGTGGCGGACAGCGCGAGGGTGGCGGACAGCGAACGGACGGACATCTGGACCCCTAAACGGTCGGTGGATTTCGAGCTGCCTCCAGCCTCCGTCCGCCGGGCTCTCCGTACGACGGGTGTTCGGCCACCAATCGATAGCCGAACGGATGATTCGGAACCGGGTCTGCGCGGCCTACGATCAACTGAACATGTCTACTGCACACACCCCGTCGATCCTGAGTCACGCGACCCGGCTGGTGACCGCACTGCACGCGGCACTGGTGGTTCTCGTGCTGGCGTCGGCGATCCGGTACCTCACCGGTCACGGGTTCGAC
This Kribbella sp. NBC_00482 DNA region includes the following protein-coding sequences:
- a CDS encoding aminotransferase class V-fold PLP-dependent enzyme; this translates as MSIQGESEGMPPESPLLRRIRASVIGDDQVMPGPYGPRRVTYADYTASGRALTFLEDFIREEVLPRYANTHTESSGTGLQTTRLREDARRIIHHSVGGDDETALIFCGSGATGAIDKLIGIMGLRIPAELDDKYHLIDQIPPEERPVVFIGPYEHHSNELPWRESIADVVVISQDTDGHIDIDQLEARLREYVDRPLKIGSFSAASNVTGIVSNTRRVSALLHRYGALSFWDCAAAAPYVEIEMYGGRDQDPLSYKDAIFLSPHKLIGGPGTPGILVARRELLRNRVPDVPGGGTVAYVNPLEHRYLDDPVHREEGGTPAIIGSIRAGLAFQLKQAVGIDVIRAHEDAYLRRAVEAWKAEPNLQILGNLDAERLSIVSFVVKAPSGRYLHHNFVVALLNDLFGIQSRGGCSCAGPYGHTLLGIDLDRSHEFEEEILHGCEGIKPGWVRVNFNYFISDAVFTYVVEAVKLVAREGWRLLGDYRFDPANGLWRHHRGPVEPPMRLSQVGYDADGKLRYPRHDHTAPESALDDYLAEARDLLSTCQQDRTDPEGHVNTDFDHLRWFELPSRCLTRD
- a CDS encoding ankyrin repeat domain-containing protein, giving the protein MPSTVDSQLIAAAWKNDVAEAKRLITAGANVNAVDDSVQSAFLIAASEGYLELLDLTLAHGADVRSLDSYDGTALIRAAERGHAAVVGRLIKAGVAVNHVNNLGWTALHEAVILGKGTPAYVDTVRLLIAGGADRTKPAVNDGATPVQAAKDRGQTAVSAALDTQAKADALLDAASTGDANKVAAALAAGAPIESRDDHRRTALLLAALNDRVEAARLLVALGADPDAQDDRQDSAWLVTGVTGSVTMLETLLPANPDLTLRNRFGGVSVIPASERGHVDYVRRVVKTKINVNHVNNLGWTALLEAIILGKGTQQWQDIVKILIDAGANPNLPDADGVTPLQHAKSHGHNEIAKTLRTAGAR
- a CDS encoding SMP-30/gluconolactonase/LRE family protein, yielding MSVRSLSATLALSATLLGAGASTAFAARPTTYELPGDAGGSKFEGIGYDARTRNYYVSETTGGEIHRGQLRSGEAVEWLKGDGTDGRWTARGVNVDSQGRVYVAGGPNGIDHPGAPDLWVYDRDGQLLAALRTGVPNAFLNDLVIGPDGAAYFTNSNAPQIFRVAEQHGRWTVTTWADATGTIETATGFNLGGIVLSPDRRALVVAQGNVGKLWRFDLRTARATAIDTAGADLVNADGLVQQGNSLWVVRNFSKVLSTLRLSADGRTARLVSATPTDPDRVLTTAKLAQGRLLVVDSKFDEATAVPPYQVITLNPRR